From the genome of uncultured Fibrobacter sp., one region includes:
- the dacB gene encoding D-alanyl-D-alanine carboxypeptidase/D-alanyl-D-alanine-endopeptidase, protein MFFRKARTILGTCVAVLALSVDSFSAIDISEFQAYVDSMVPGARYGLSVRSVRSGNEIANIRGTEKFTPASTLKTLTTAAALHFLPLDYAPKTVLRLNGSVKGKTFSGALGIRGEGDPNISGRYYADPFHMLYAMVDSLRAMGIDTIRGHLDLDTSYYKGPWKAEHWRKNFYDAWYGAEIAPLDFNDNCVVVRVKPGAKPGDAGIVSVVPDVGYVVINNRLTTAKGKRRKWTYAMDPVKPEITIGGEIGVGVDSAQMVLPVRNPVGFFRAAFMHALADEGIVFVEDHAIPSGIAIKSFTYSSAPLLSLLDEINQRSQNLHAETIFRNMGAQVLGEGSVDAGRAAERRFLIEMGISPDDFEVWDGCGLSPKNKLKPSTETKLLRAMARHSKGRYYINSFAGPRVGTGGKRMLELEYPWLTRFKTGFIAEAHALVGYVFPMDGDTLAVAMYLNETGGNTDAASKAVLDSLWIRIVKATNDNYASLMEMKQMWLDAQNVRGLFERLDHFSRLLMGRPYSFGPMGESYLDSIENKPLVYLDSVDCVTFVEHVLALATAPDEDSLFSQLQRIRYKDGKIGFTTRKHYMMMDWVGEGKFARVLPMPGDTSIVRKIPKNEFFASKRLKYLVDGKPAADPMMDLRYLPYSKALDWSRKAYKGPMMVAGIAFVGKSEKIDVTHTGFVILRPGEKPRLRHASMVRKKVVEQPLQEYLISRKGKLPGITLFEFAQP, encoded by the coding sequence ATGTTTTTCCGAAAAGCCCGCACGATTCTTGGCACCTGCGTCGCCGTTCTTGCCCTTTCGGTGGACTCGTTTTCGGCGATAGACATTTCCGAATTCCAGGCCTATGTGGATTCCATGGTTCCTGGGGCGAGGTACGGGCTTTCGGTGCGCTCCGTGCGGAGCGGCAATGAAATCGCGAACATCCGCGGTACAGAAAAATTCACTCCGGCAAGTACGCTCAAGACGCTTACCACGGCTGCTGCGTTGCATTTTTTGCCGTTGGACTATGCTCCTAAGACAGTCCTGAGGCTCAACGGCAGCGTGAAGGGAAAGACGTTCTCCGGGGCGCTTGGAATTCGTGGCGAAGGCGACCCGAACATTTCTGGGCGCTACTATGCAGACCCGTTCCACATGCTTTATGCCATGGTGGATTCGTTGCGGGCTATGGGGATTGACACCATCAGGGGCCACCTCGATTTGGACACGTCGTATTACAAGGGCCCGTGGAAGGCCGAACACTGGCGCAAGAATTTTTACGATGCCTGGTACGGTGCCGAAATTGCTCCGCTCGACTTCAACGATAACTGCGTGGTGGTGCGCGTCAAGCCGGGTGCAAAACCGGGCGATGCCGGTATTGTCTCGGTCGTTCCCGATGTGGGCTATGTCGTCATCAACAACAGGCTCACGACTGCGAAGGGCAAACGCCGCAAGTGGACGTACGCGATGGACCCGGTCAAGCCCGAAATTACCATCGGTGGTGAAATTGGCGTGGGCGTGGATTCCGCGCAGATGGTGTTGCCTGTACGCAATCCGGTGGGGTTCTTCCGTGCGGCGTTTATGCACGCACTGGCCGACGAGGGCATCGTGTTCGTCGAAGACCACGCCATCCCTTCGGGCATTGCAATCAAGAGTTTCACGTATTCTTCGGCTCCGCTCCTGAGCTTGCTTGACGAAATCAACCAGCGCAGCCAGAATCTACATGCCGAGACGATTTTCAGGAACATGGGGGCGCAAGTTTTGGGCGAGGGCAGCGTTGATGCTGGCCGTGCCGCCGAACGCCGGTTCCTTATCGAGATGGGAATCAGTCCCGACGATTTCGAGGTTTGGGATGGTTGCGGGCTTTCTCCCAAGAACAAGCTCAAACCCTCGACGGAGACAAAACTCCTGCGTGCCATGGCCCGCCATTCGAAGGGCCGCTACTACATCAACAGTTTTGCCGGACCCCGCGTGGGCACGGGCGGCAAGCGCATGCTCGAATTGGAATACCCGTGGCTCACCCGTTTCAAGACCGGGTTCATTGCCGAGGCTCATGCCTTGGTGGGTTATGTGTTCCCGATGGACGGCGACACACTCGCGGTTGCCATGTACCTGAACGAGACGGGCGGCAACACCGATGCCGCCAGCAAGGCCGTACTCGACTCGCTCTGGATTCGTATTGTCAAGGCGACGAACGACAATTACGCCTCCCTGATGGAGATGAAGCAGATGTGGCTGGATGCGCAGAATGTGCGCGGGCTTTTCGAACGACTGGACCATTTTTCCAGGCTCCTCATGGGTAGGCCCTACAGCTTTGGCCCCATGGGTGAAAGCTACCTGGATTCTATCGAGAACAAGCCTCTTGTCTACCTCGATTCCGTGGATTGCGTGACTTTTGTGGAGCATGTGCTTGCGCTTGCAACCGCCCCGGACGAAGATTCCTTGTTTTCGCAACTCCAGCGCATCCGTTATAAAGACGGCAAAATCGGTTTTACGACCCGCAAACATTACATGATGATGGATTGGGTGGGCGAAGGAAAGTTTGCTAGGGTGTTGCCCATGCCCGGTGATACCTCCATTGTCCGCAAGATACCCAAGAACGAATTCTTTGCATCCAAAAGGCTCAAGTATTTGGTGGATGGCAAACCCGCCGCCGACCCGATGATGGACCTGCGTTACTTGCCGTACTCCAAGGCTCTGGATTGGTCGAGAAAGGCGTATAAAGGGCCCATGATGGTCGCAGGGATTGCGTTCGTCGGCAAATCTGAAAAAATAGATGTGACCCACACAGGTTTTGTCATCTTGCGCCCCGGCGAAAAACCACGGTTGCGCCATGCCTCGATGGTTCGGAAGAAGGTCGTGGAGCAACCTCTCCAAGAATATCTCATATCCCGCAAGGGCAAACTCCCAGGAATCACGCTTTTTGAATTCGCTCAGCCCTAG
- the aroA gene encoding 3-phosphoshikimate 1-carboxyvinyltransferase, protein MEDFQFRPSFLQLPALHSYNGEVYLPGSKSITNRVLLISALAEGNTRLHNLLKSDDTRYMGDALCKLGGDIVFTDDFSKAYVVGSGAPINIAPQVQDLFLGNAGTAMRSLCAALTLGEGSVLLHGEERMKERPIRDLVDALRSIGADISYEESEGYPPVRIHAHGLKGGDVSVRGNISSQYLTALLICAPYCETPLHIHVDGELISAPYILLTLDVMRRFGIDVKHDGLTDFYVPKGVYRSPGDYYVEGDASSASYPLAAAAIAKGKVRVLGVGRDSIQGDVGFTDVLRKMGAKVELGPDWIECDGSGCELHGMELDLNDIPDAAMTVAVLALFAKGATNIRGIASWRVKETDRIAAIAAELRKVGAEVRETSDSILITPPQQLLGATIETYNDHRMAMCFSLVALGGVPIKIMDPACVNKTYPSYFDDFLRLAK, encoded by the coding sequence ATGGAAGATTTTCAGTTTCGCCCTAGTTTCCTTCAATTGCCGGCCTTGCACTCCTATAACGGCGAAGTGTATTTGCCGGGCTCCAAGAGCATCACGAACCGAGTCCTTTTGATATCGGCTTTGGCCGAGGGGAACACTCGCCTGCATAACCTGCTCAAGAGCGACGATACCCGCTACATGGGCGATGCCCTTTGCAAACTGGGGGGCGATATTGTCTTTACCGACGATTTTTCCAAGGCGTATGTCGTGGGCAGCGGTGCCCCGATAAACATTGCGCCGCAAGTGCAGGATTTGTTCCTTGGCAATGCAGGCACGGCCATGCGCTCCTTGTGTGCCGCGTTGACGCTTGGAGAGGGAAGCGTCTTGCTCCATGGCGAAGAGCGCATGAAAGAACGCCCCATCCGCGACTTGGTGGATGCACTCAGGTCTATCGGCGCCGATATCTCTTACGAAGAAAGCGAAGGCTACCCGCCGGTGCGAATCCATGCGCACGGTTTGAAGGGCGGTGATGTCAGTGTCCGTGGCAATATTTCGAGCCAGTACTTGACCGCGCTCCTCATTTGCGCCCCGTACTGCGAAACCCCGTTGCACATTCACGTGGATGGCGAACTCATTTCGGCTCCGTACATTTTGCTCACGCTCGACGTGATGCGCCGATTCGGCATCGATGTGAAGCATGACGGCCTGACCGATTTCTATGTGCCCAAGGGCGTGTACCGCTCTCCCGGCGATTATTACGTGGAAGGCGACGCCAGCTCGGCGAGCTACCCGCTTGCCGCCGCTGCCATTGCAAAAGGCAAGGTGCGCGTGCTCGGCGTGGGCCGCGACAGTATCCAGGGGGATGTCGGTTTCACGGATGTCCTCCGCAAGATGGGTGCGAAGGTTGAACTCGGCCCCGACTGGATTGAATGTGATGGATCCGGTTGTGAACTTCACGGGATGGAACTGGACTTGAACGATATTCCGGATGCCGCCATGACGGTCGCCGTGCTTGCGCTGTTTGCGAAAGGTGCCACGAACATTCGCGGCATTGCGAGCTGGCGCGTGAAGGAGACGGACCGCATTGCCGCCATCGCAGCGGAACTGCGCAAAGTGGGTGCCGAGGTCCGCGAGACTTCCGACAGCATCTTGATTACGCCTCCGCAGCAGTTGCTTGGCGCAACGATCGAGACGTACAACGATCACCGCATGGCGATGTGCTTCAGCCTGGTCGCTCTGGGCGGAGTTCCTATCAAGATTATGGATCCCGCTTGCGTGAACAAGACTTATCCCAGCTATTTTGATGATTTCCTGAGATTGGCGAAGTGA